The DNA window GATGAATTAAAGAAAGTGTTTAAAGTCTAGAGTGAAAGTAGAGGTATAAGCAGTAAACTCAAACCGTTTACCCTTTTCTTTCATTTATTTCTTTTTTTCATCCCGTTTATCTTTTTCCTTTTTTCCCTATTTGGCATATTCTGGGTTGACTTCAATTTTGTTAATTCTCTCCCTTGTTTGCACTTACTAACCTTATCTTTGAATCCTATTTTCTCAAACCAATCCGCAAAGCTTTTAAAGAAAAACCAAAATTATTCCCTACTTATAAGAATGAAAAGAATTGGAGGCTCCGTTCTGGGTTTCTTATCATAAGGACCCATCAAGAGAACGGAAGATTATTACCGTGAGTCAAGTTACTGTTCAAGAACGGGATATCGTTATTCCCGGACAAGTTCTGGCGGAAGGGCTCGATTACCTGCCCGGCGAAAATACCTACCGTAGAGAAGATAAAATCTACGCCAAAGTGTTAGGATTATTCTCACTTTCAGCGCGAGTAGCGAAAGTTACTCCTTTAGCAGGACCATATGTTCCTAAAATAGGGGACAAAATAATTGGTCAAGTTACCGATATCACCATGAGTGGTTGGCGTGTTGATACTGCCACTGCGTATTCTGCTATGTTAAATGTTCGTGATGCCACAACTCGCTTCGTCAAAAAAGAAGAAGATTTGAGTCAAATCTTTGCCATTGGCGATTTTGTTGTTGTTGTAATCACTAATGTAACCTCTCAAAATTTGATTGATCTTTCCATGAAAGAGCAGGGGTTATTCAAAATTGAAGGTGGTCGAGTTATGCGAGTTAATGCCAATAAAGTGCCTCGTATTATTGGTAAAAAAGCAAGTATGATCTCATTGATCAAAGACAAAACTGGCTGTGATATTACTGTAGGTCAAAATGGTGTACTTTGGGTTAAAGGTAAAACTCCCGAAGGAGAATCTCTTGCCCAACAAGCAGTGAATCTTATTCAAGCAAAATCTCATCTTGAAGGTCTAACTGACCGTGTTGAGAAATTCTTGGATGCTAAAGTCAAAGAACTAGGTCTGCCTGTATATCAATCCAGCCGATCTTTTCAAGAGGAATAAAAATGTCAGCACGTTCAACTTCAAATCCCCAACCTTACACTGCTCGTATTGACGGTCGTAAGTTTGATGAATTACGTCCCATCGAAGCAAAAGCAGGAGTTATTCCTAATGCTGATGGTTCTGCGTATCTTAAAATTGGAAATACTGTTGCCTATTGCGCAGTCTATGGTCCTCGTGAACTCTTTCCAAAACATCTTCAAGATCCTAAAAAAGGAATTATTCGCT is part of the Candidatus Woesearchaeota archaeon genome and encodes:
- a CDS encoding RNA-binding protein, which encodes MSQVTVQERDIVIPGQVLAEGLDYLPGENTYRREDKIYAKVLGLFSLSARVAKVTPLAGPYVPKIGDKIIGQVTDITMSGWRVDTATAYSAMLNVRDATTRFVKKEEDLSQIFAIGDFVVVVITNVTSQNLIDLSMKEQGLFKIEGGRVMRVNANKVPRIIGKKASMISLIKDKTGCDITVGQNGVLWVKGKTPEGESLAQQAVNLIQAKSHLEGLTDRVEKFLDAKVKELGLPVYQSSRSFQEE